The DNA window TTGGTACTCCGCTGGAAGGAGAGTGGGAGAATCCCGACCAGGTAGCCCAAGAGATTGACCGGCAGATTCATACCCTTTACAAGCTCTGGCCTACCAATCTGTTTGCCTACGACTACCTGCACAACAGCACACAGTTCCAGGACTCCTATCGGGATTTTGACAGCGAAGCTTTCCTCTACCGTTTCAAGGGTACTCGTGAGGAGGTACGGCAATTTGCGCTCAACACCTATGCGAATCCAGTTGCATCATACTTGGCTGCACAAGAAAAGTAGTGTTTTTCTGCTTCTTCTTTGTATCCTTCTTCTTGTTTCCTGCAGGAAGGAGGAGATTGTTGTAGTCAATCTGGAACATGAGAGGTCCCTGGTATTCAATCTTGAAACAGGCCTGGGTAGTGAGCACTTGTCACTCTCTTTCGATCTCCTGGGAGAGGAGAGACCAGTGCAGGTACGCCTCTCCTCATCAAACGAGGTCTCCAGCTGGATAGTCGATGCCAGTGGGGAGAGGACCTCCCCCGATACTGCGCGGTACCGGGTGGGGCCTCTTACCATGGGAGAAGGGATACCGTTTTCTCCTGGAGTATATGAAATCACGATCATCAATGAGGAGGGAATCATACGAAGCGAACAAATAGAACTACCTGCTTCAATGATGGAAAAAATCCCAGAGGAAATACCTCACTACGATGAGGAATCGGGTACGTTATCCTCGATCCCTGTTCCCAGTCAACTCAACCGGTATGATGAGACAGGCAGGTTTCTCTCGACGCTTTCCCTGGATGAGGATACCTATACCATAGCCAAAGAGGATTTCTCCTTGGCCCTCATCACCGACAACATAACCTACCTTGTGCAACCTTAGGTACGCTGCACAGCCTTCATCAACTCATCCTTGTGGAGCCTGATGACAAAGGTTCTTCCATGCGGACAGGTCGGCTCAACGAGCGCGAACACCTTTTCAAGCAGAGAAATGGCCATCATCCGGTCGATTGAGTCCCCTGCCTTGATCGCTGCATGGCATGCAACAATGGCATAGAGTCCTTTCTCGACCTCTTCACTCTCCCCACTCATCGTCTGGATGAAAGAGACCAACTGTTTCTCTACCGAGCGATATATTGCCGGTATGGCATGAATTTCCCAAAGGAGGTCATCACTGCGGACCAGTTTTATCCCCAGATTCAGGTATATATCCAGATTCCCCTGCAAGTAGTTGTCAACGTCACGTTCGACCTCAAAGGAGAGAGGAATCATCAGGGACTGTACCTCTCTCTTTGCCCGTACCTCATCATAGAGAATCCTCTCATGCGCTGCATGCTGATCAACGAGATAGAGATCATTCTCTTTCTCTGCAACCAAAAAGAGGTTGAAGGCCTGCCCGAGGTAGGTGAATTGCTTCTGTTCAGCCTGCATATCCCAGATATTCTCAGTTTCGGTTGCACGGGTTGCCTGCATTCCGTCTGATTGAAGAATCTCCTTCGCTTTCTGGAACCATTCAGGGTCGATAGGTTTACTTGCTTCCCTCTGGTATCTGCTGCTTCTCTCATGGCTGGATGCTTCCAGAGGCCTCTGGTGGGTATAGGTTGCCTTGGGAGTAAGCAGGGGAGTCTGTTCGTCCTGTATCTCTTTTGCTACAATCCGCGGTATGGTGCGACGGACCTGGCTGGAGATCATTCCCACCACCTGATGATGAATCTCAGCTTTGTTTCTGAGCTTCACCTCACGCTTGGTAGGATGGATGTTGAAATCGACCAGGGTAGGATCGACATCAATGAAAAGATAACAGTAGGGAAAGGCTCCACCGTGCAGCATCTCTCCGTATCCATAGGTAACTGCCTGTACGAGGGCAAACTCCT is part of the uncultured Sphaerochaeta sp. genome and encodes:
- the mutL gene encoding DNA mismatch repair endonuclease MutL, encoding MRIQKLDPLVAQRIAAGEVIDRPASVIRELLDNALDAGANQLVASVTDGGLESIKLIDDGEGIAKDDLPLLCESHATSKVHDLEDLYHIKSMGFRGEALYSIAAVSTVTIASSYQGQDAYQITVDNGIKGEVQPGGPREGTTVSVEGLFKELPARRQFLKRPSTEATMCRYVLQEKALAFPERSFRFITDGKVRVDLPATTKKQRVLDVLAISQNIVPSEMIELYDSAGRFNLYAVCSSPALYRSDRSHIKIFVNNRPVEEFALVQAVTYGYGEMLHGGAFPYCYLFIDVDPTLVDFNIHPTKREVKLRNKAEIHHQVVGMISSQVRRTIPRIVAKEIQDEQTPLLTPKATYTHQRPLEASSHERSSRYQREASKPIDPEWFQKAKEILQSDGMQATRATETENIWDMQAEQKQFTYLGQAFNLFLVAEKENDLYLVDQHAAHERILYDEVRAKREVQSLMIPLSFEVERDVDNYLQGNLDIYLNLGIKLVRSDDLLWEIHAIPAIYRSVEKQLVSFIQTMSGESEEVEKGLYAIVACHAAIKAGDSIDRMMAISLLEKVFALVEPTCPHGRTFVIRLHKDELMKAVQRT